GGCAGCATAGtggcgggcagcggcagccttGGCCTGGAGGCGGGGGCTACTAGGaacggaggccgccgccggctgcctgGCAGGTCGCGCGGCAGCAGTGGGGAAGGGCAGGCGGTGGCTGCTCCGAACGGAGGCCGCCGGCATCTTCCTAGCAGGTCGCCCGACAGCGGGGGGgagggcaggcggcggccgcagcttCGAATGGAGGACGGTGACGGACTGGCggtcggcggcagcggctgccTCGAATCGGCAGCAGCTTGAGAAGCACGAGCTGCTTCGCGAAGGAAACGGCAGCGTTTCCGTCTGCTTGCCTTTTTCTGAACTTTCTGACTGCAActgctatttttttcttcagtatACAAGGGAACTGATCATCGGTCTCTACTGGATCTCAATCGGATTTGTACATGCATTAGTTGCcgacaaacaaacaaaaaatttgcCAAAGAATGGGAAGGGAGGAAGAGCATAGGTAGAGTGTGTAGTAAAGGGACACATGTGAAGGACATAGTTGGTTGTGTCTACATCTGCAATAAAGTACGTAATTGAAATTGGCAGCTGCGCTGTGCTCGGAAGTAACGTTTGTGAAATAAATTCATTACCTATATATCTTTTCTCAAGATACGATGGGAACAAATTAGACCGAAGATACAAACCGATGGCGAGGAAGGCTGGGAAGGAAAGCAAATGGAAGACATGTTTATATCTTAAGTATAATTTTGTTAGGTATATATCTTAAGTATAATTAAGTACAACCAATGGAtgttcatcgaaattaccagCATGCCTGACTGCTTGTCTGGTTGTATGTTCACCTGATAGTTGTATAAGAAAAATTGATTTTATATCATCACAGGATTTAATAGTCAGCCATGATTCTCTTACCAAATTTCATATCAAGCGACATGTCAATTTTTTGCAACGAAGGAGACAGTGTTTGAAATTTCTCAAAGAGGAGCAGACGCGTTGGAGGTTCATAGTCTTGAGGTCAATTTTAaagttccgtagcaacgcacgggcccATCTGCTAGTTCTGGTTCCAAATTTCATTAAACCGCCAATTTAGAGATATATACAACAAGATATTCTGGTTCCAAATTTCATTAAACCACCactttttatatatatatatatatatatatatataataaaaacaagttatttcagccttttgagaaagaaaatggTAACAAATCTATTAGTTCTCCTACATGTGGTTCTCTGAGGTTCATTTAGTTTCCTGATGTGATATATCCCTAGGCTGCTCttaattatttgtttttcacAGCTGGTGACTAGTGGTGTTGGCTTGGATCAGAGTCGCACTTACTGTTGTTCCTTTCTGTTCTTGCATCTTATAGAGCTATACTATCTCAATGTTGCAGGCCTTTGAAAAACTGTCGAAGCAATTTTCTAAAATCCAGGATTTTCAAGAACAAGTATGGGTAGCTACAGAGTCTGATTGCATTCTGTTGTCAGATTGATTAAATGAAGACTGGCTGCTTTATTTGTTACTAAACCATGAAGGTGCACGTTGCCGCACCCGTCTATTTTGACAAACAAAATGAATGTCATGTTCTGATAAATAAAAACAACTTGTTATAAGCATGGGCACATATATTTGTCACAAGTTCTAGTTATAGAATGAgatgttccaaaatataagttAACCAGGCGATTTTGTTTTCATCAACCTAAGTGATTGTTTTACATGGAATACCATATATCAAACAGTAATGTTTTCAAATAGACCATAAAGAAGCAACGATAGTCGGTGCAACAAATATACATTAAATTAAGGTACAAATATTTGCATGGTCAAGCACGTTTTCAGAGGCAGTTATTTTAATTTCGTGCTACCGCCAGTTGGCTCTCCGCGGGGGCAAATCATTTCTGGCCTGCAAAGCTAGATTGATCAGCAAAGTtggttatatttttttatcattCAATTCAACTATATATCCTTGCATGCTAAGCAAGTTTAAGGCTAGCTAAATCTGCTTAGGTCCAAATGCACCATTGGCTTCTGTAAGCTAACATATCTATGTATACAACAACACATCAAATATTGCACACCTCTGAAAGAAATATAAATCAATATACTCCTCTCCTCTGGTCGAAGAATTCCATATGATCTACAGTAAGGCAACTGTTCTTAAGCTACAGACGAAATGGTAGTATGTTATTGTAAGACAATTGCTTAAATAGTTTTACATGCAAAACAGCTTACAATTGCTCACTATTAGGCACCAACTTAGTGTATTATAAATGGATCATCAACCAAGGAAATACTACATAATTAATGTCGCAAGGAAAACAACTGTTCATCTCCATGCTAAGCGATAACATGATGTATAGCAATGAAGCGAAAAATGGCATCACTAATGAGTGCTTTTGTTTTAATATCCACAAGAGAACATACTATATCAAATCAAAATTGGAAACTGAATATGGTTACAGAACTGTCCTTTCGACAATCCAACATCTTTGAATttgggaaaaataaaatctacaTATCAAATTAGAATTGCTTAAATTGATTCTCAGTGTATGCgggtgcatatatatatgtgtccATTGTTGAAGTGTATAAGTAGATTGCCTAGCCCTTCCATCAGATAGGTCTTTTGATTGCGTTGGCTAGTGCATGAAGCTTGACATGGTATCAAAGCTTAGGTCTCGAATTCGAGTGTTGGCTTTTGCAATTTATCCTAAAATTGCTCTTGGCCCCTCCTATTGGCCTCTTGAGTCGTACCTCTGAGTTTATAtgtgttgacttgtcttccccGTCACACGTGAGGGGGGTGTTGAAGTGTATAAGTGAATTGCCTAGCCCTTTTCAtgagatcggtcttttggttgtgtTGGCTAGTGCATGAAGTTTGACACCCATAACAATAAAGTATGATGCTTCCCCGCATGTTACTGGTGGAGTAAACTTAGCCACTTGCCTCAAGAGACGGCAGGGTATTAAAATAAATCATCAACATAATCTTGTGATTTCGCTTCTTTCAAAGGAAAAAGGCCATGTTGGCACGTCACTCATGGCAGCAAATGTCAAGGTGAAATAGATTAGAATATGTCCAACCTGTAATTGAAGGTAGGTTGTGCATTTGATAATGATCCTCCCTAGTTGGTTCATGTCGCTATTTCTGATCTCTTTGCAGAATTTTTCACAAACCCACAGAAGGTGCAAGCTGAAAATAAATTAGATTAGATCACGGTTAGAAAATGCATATTTCCCTCCAAAGGTTCTTGAGAAATAATTGGCAATAAAATTATAAAGCAAAATTAAGCAAGCAAGATGAGAACGGAGAATAGCAACTTCCGTCAATATGTATGGAAAGTTAGCtaaaaattactccctccgatccatattaattgtctcaaagtcaaatatggatgtatcaatgcctaaaaagcgtctagatacatgtaatatttcgacaattaatatggatcggagggggtAGAAGATATCGAGACACGAAAAAGAGCtatcttatttattttgtttgccaAACAAGCGGAATTACCCTGTGCTTGTATTTGTCATACGACTCTTAGCGTCTACAGGAAATATGGTTGTAATTACAGTTAATATATGCTGAACCAACACAAACACGAGATCTTCATGTGGATTCTTTTTGTATAGTTTTACACTATACTGGAATAAAATAAGCTCAAACATGGAAAATGCACCTTAAATAAGACGACCATGAACAATTAGTGTACTAATGAAAAATTACTGTCGAGGAGACCTACACTCTGAATAATCAGTCTCTAGTATACAGAAACATAACCTACCATTCAAACAGAATTTTACTTTGAAACCAATGGGCATGAAATAATATAGCACTATGATGTCTAATCAGAGAAGAAATGGTACATGAGAGCAATCATTTTGTCCATCCCTTAGTGTCTACAATAGGATGCTCTTCCCGTCGAGACTTCACAACATATATCAAGGTGAGGTAAGCCAGAACCTATCTAAGCACAAGATCGCACACTTTCTTACGCTACCCGGACAATCTGCGTACTAACAAAAATCTGCTTACTTGGAACAAAATTTCGTGCTGCATCAATAATATCAAGCATGTACAAATCGACTGAAGGGATCTGCAGCACTGAGGCCATTAATGATGAATCTCAAACAGACACTAATGTAGAGACATACCGCTCATTAAGATGGATTGTCAATAAGACATCTTTGATAATAACTTTGGATGGTTGAGATAAATGTACGAAGATATCTCATGCAGCACACCATCTCTTCTGAGAGTTAATTTGGATTGTCGGATGGATTTCTGTTCATGCCTCCTTTTATTTAGATTAGCTTGGCCTTGGTCAGATGATGATGTACCTACTTTCTGATCTTTGCTTCGTTTTTCCATAGTTAATGACTCATGAATCTGCAAGGACAAGTTGAGTGTTGCTTTAGTGACAGCTTCAAATATTTTGCATAGTGTATAAGCTCTCAAGCATACCAAATGCTGCTGCATTCGTGCTAATTGATAGATACAAACTTGTTTATGCAAGTTCATCAGTCAACATTAGTCTTGCTTCAGACAAAGATAGTGCACTAAATTAGGAATCTGACCAATATTTGTGATTATTCCTCACAAACCAACGAAACATGCCTGATTTTAAGGGAGTATCAACCAATCTATGGTGTTCCACATGGCTAAGAACACAATGGTTATCCTGCAACTTTAATTTGTGAGATTGATCAAAAAATGTGTCCTTGGGTAAACACCAAGTCAAATAGTCAATCAAGGCAAGAGGGCACCTAATGTGAAATAATACTCCTGGAAGCACCAACCTGTTCCTGTACAGGAATCGGGTCACATCTATCCAACAGCTTGTAAGCCAACGGCCTGGCGTGACTATCCAGAAATGTTCTCGTGACCAAAATTGTGTTTCTGATAGCTTAGCTAAGTTTGCTAGAACTCAAAGCCTCACTGTTTGCTGGCTGGGTAAAAAACCTGATTTCTTAGTCGACGCCCTGCGTCGTGATTGTAATCGTACAAATGTAATGAAGGTTTTATttacctgcaaaaaaataatgtgAAATAATACAGTAAGAAATACTCACAACGAATGCACGTTACAGTATACCATCCCAGTTATTTGCAGTTTCCACTACCCCGAAATCGCATATATAGCACAAGCGCTAGGGTGAAGATTATGGAAGAAATTCAACGGGTGCTTATGTGGAGTTCTGCAACCAGCCAACCAGTATACATGGAAGTGTGGAGAGCATGCGAGAGGCTTACCATCGTCGACGAGGAACTGGAGTAAGGGGAGGCCGCAGGGGAAGGATATCTCACTGGGGAGGGAGACCAGCCTCACGACCGCCGCACGTTCTTGACCACCATCTTCATCGCTGGTCGTCTGGATGGGAGAGGAGATGCCAACAGATGGAAATTTTCTGCTCCCGAGGCTGTTTAAGAACTGCGAGTGGCGGACGGCGCGGTGCTGGCAGGCCGGAGGAGAgtaggagcggcggcggtagAGGAGTAGAggggagggagacggcgggcGGATGGCGGCGCTGCAGCGTCCAGACGCGAACCCGCGGGTCCTGATCTAAATCACCTGTGGACTAACGGGTCTGCTGTCCACCCGTGAACCCGAATCAACGACAGGCCTTCGATATTACCACGGGAATAGATTCCCCTAACGAAATCGGCCCAATTAGCGGCTcactttgcagaaaaaaaaccaATCTGCAGCCCATCCGGAAATTGGCATCAGATCGGGCGGCCAAAAATGCCGGCAAACGCGACCGGACCACTCCGGTGTCTGGTGCCTGGCCTGAGAGAGCTCCCAAGGGGCTCAGTGTTACTGTCCTAAAATTGCTGCTAGGTTAGTGCTGCTAAAACAGTTGAAAAGGAAGTTAAAGCACTCAAAGCTAAGCTTAATGGTGAAAGTGCCTCAATTATGTCCCTTGATGCGAAGATTGTTGAATGGCAAGGAAAAGGTAGGCTCACACTCTAAATGGTAACGCATATATGGTTTCTTAGGATTTCTCAAGTATTGtactttcctttttgaaaataatttcCCCCTTGCACTGCTGCATGAATCCGGAGAAGCTATCGTGTTCCCAGCCCttaggttgtgtttgtttgagCTGCAGCTTCTACAGATGCAGATTCTAGAATCAGTTGTGGCTGCAAGCTGCAGCTGAAAGCTTAGAGTTGTCTTATACTTGTTTGTTTGTGCAGCTGGTccggctgcagctgcagctaaAATATGCTGAAATGATCCTGCAGTTCTGTAGATTTGGTATTAGCGGTGACTGTACCGTCATAACAGTAAACGACGTGTTTAAAACCTATTTTTGCTTCAGAtgactaatttttttttactgaatttGACAGTTTGAACTGTGCATGCACTTATGTGTAACAAAATTTCTCATACACAAAAACGGAAAccccaatttttcttttttcttttttgccttCATCTTGTGGATAGCTACAATCATTACAGTGTTGGGGGAGCAGGGGCGGCCGGACCATGGGAGCTCGGGAGGCGAGCAGGGACTAACGGCGCGGCACCATTTCACCGgctggaggagggcggcggcgccggtagCGGCAGGGGAGAAAGGACAAAGGAGAGATGGTACGCGCTGAATTCCAAGGGAGAggtgagggcggcggcgccggttgCCGGAGAGGGAGGTGGCGACGTCGCCCGGGGAGAGAGGTTGCGGCGGACCCTAGCCTGAGACGTTGTTCTGCTCGGGTTGGGGGAGAGCGGGGTTTGATGCCGTTGGGCCTGGGTGGGGTGAGAAGAATAGAAACAAACCGCTTTTTTGGCATTTTGAGTGTTGTATGTAATTTGGTGGGAAGGTATTTCGGTAAAGATGAAGTTCGGAATCTACGGCGGCTTGGAGAAGCACCATAGCCCAGATTCTTGTCGCTAGTATAGTTTCGTGGAGCGCTCCAATGAAGTGGATCTGAGAAGCTGGTCcacctgtttgtttgggctacAGCTTCCACAGCCCAAAAGCTGTTGGAGCAGTTACTAGGAGACCAAACAAACGCACCCTTAGGGTGTTACCGTGCTCCTACGCACGATAGCACTCCAAAaagtttttaattttttcGAAATAAATTAAATAGGTTCATAAGATATGTGTCTACCATGTcacaaaattttaaattcaaattcattatatgcatagagaaacaaaaaagacaaatacaAATGTGAGTAggtcggaaaaaaaaagacaaaaattctgacactattcatgtgtgcatttgtcttttttgtttctctctgtGTATAATGAATTTGGAGTTAAAATTTTGTGACATGGTAGACACATATCTTATGAACCCactcaatttattttgaaatttttaaaaacTTTGTAGGAGTGCTACCGTGCGTTGGGAGCACGGTAGCACCCTAAGGGATGGGAGCACTGGATATCTTCTCCATGAATCCGGTTCACCTAGTACATGAAGCAGAGGAACGTCTGAAGGCGAAAGTGAAAGAAAGGAATCAAATAGTTGCAGTGGAAAATCAGAAGCTGGTTGCTTTGAGGTCGGAAGTAGAGGCAAAGATCGAGAAGGTAATGTGTAATGTGTTTATTCTAAAATTTTCGCTTGTTTGAACACGGAAGGAGTAATTGACCAACTGTTTACCATGTTGTGATTCTTTGAGGCTCATTGACATAATTGTATTCACCAACGCTGTTAGTATAGAAACACAGTAGTAGTTGTTCAACTCTTTGATGGTTAAAACCTGCAGGTTTAGtcatgtattttttgtttattgtCTTCTCTTCCTAAAAATAGTGGACCATTGTATTTGACtaaatttcataaaaccacactttttgtggtAGTgctctcacaaaaccacaactcttgGGGCAGTGAGTCTCAAAAAACCGTAATCTCGATGATTAGGCGGCTTCATGGTGTTTCTGACGACCCGGACCCACAAgtcagttgccacgtcagccTCCCCGACCCGTCTCCAATGCCACCCGAGCGCACAAGTCAGTTGCCATGTCAGCCTCCCCGACCCATCTCCAATGCcacggcccacatgtcagttgCCACGTTAGCCTCCCCGACCCGTAGATGATGGTGATCTGTTTTCTGAGTGGGTTGATCCAGATGCAGAAAATGTTGCTGCAGGAAAGAAGGTGAAGCTGACAAGTTTCAGACCTGAGGCATGCAATCCCCCAAGTTTACATTAGGGATGGTATTCTCAAATTTTGGTGACCTAAGGAAAGCAAATAACTGAATACATCATCCAGAACAGGATGCCAATCAAGTATGCCAAGAATGACAAGCAAAGAGTGAGGGCTCATTGTGCAGATGATTGTCCGTGGTATCTTTTTGCAGCACCTGACAGTAGGACCAAGAGCTTTGTTGTCAAAACTCTTGCGGACCGTCACACATGCACAAGGGTGTGGGAGCTAAAACAGTTCACATCTAACTATTTAGCTGCCAAATATATGGAGAATTTCAGAGCAGATGACAAGATGACCCTAAGGAATTTTGCAAGATTGGTGGAGAAAGACTATGACATGACTCCATCAAGAAGCAAGATTGCAAGAGCTAGAAGGCTTGCGATGAGAGAGATTTATGGTGATGAAATAGGACAGTACAATCTGATACGGGACTATGCAGGTGAGATTAGAAGATCAAATCCTGGAAGCACAATGTATGTGAATGTGATTAATGGTCACTTCAGCATCACATGCATCTCATTAGATGCATGTAAGAGAGGCTCCATGACAAGTTGTAGGCCATTTATTTGCTTAGATGAGTGCCACATTAAGACCAAATTTGGTGGCCAGTTGTTGACAGTTGTGGGCATAGACCCTAATGACTGCATTTACCCCTTTGCCATGGCTGTAGTGGAGGTGGAAGACACCAGTTCTTGGACTTGGTTTCTTAGCACTTTGAAGGCAGACCTAGGAATTGATAACACAAGCCAATGGACAGTAATGAGTGATAGGCAAAAAGGGCTTATCAATGCTGTAACTGCTGTGTTTGCTGGCTCAGAACAAAGATTTTGTGTGAGACATTTATACCAGAAATTCAGCGAAACTTGGAAGGGAGAAATTTTCAAGAACAAGCTATGGGCCATTGCTAGATCCAATAACATGGCTGATTGCACTAGGAATATGGAAGAGATGAGGGCTATGGATGAGGAAGCTTATGACTATTTGGCAGCTATTGACCCTAGTTCATGGTGCAGGGCATATTTCAGTGAGTTCCCTAAGTGTGATCTGCTGCTGAACAACAACTGTGAAGTTTTTAACAAGTAAGAGCTCATGCCTACATCAGTTGTCTTATCTCATTTATGTTGTGTCTACATCAGTTGTCTTATCTCATTTCACTTGTGTTTAGGTACATCCTGGATGCTAGAGAAATGCCCATTTTAAGCATgctggaaaaaaatatatcaagaATCAGTTGATGACCAGATTCTACTCAAAGGAATCTGGAGTGTCAAGTGTGGGACAAAATGTTGGAGGAAGTCAGCAAGGTACTCAGAGATCAATGTTGTATGCACTGATGGAAGAAGTAAGTACAAATTTTTCACATTTCTCATTTGTTCTTAATTACGTAGGTATCACAAGTGTAAGATGGGAATTTTCTGTCAGGCTGGTATCACAGGTATCACAGGGCCCTCTGCCTGAGTCTAGCTTCATTGCTAGCAGCAGAGATGCTTTGCCTACAGCAAGAGCTACCACTGCTACTGTTAATCTAGTAGCTGCTGCAAAGAAGAGGAGGGCAGCTATTAAAAAGAGCAATGCAGTTGCTGCAAAGGCTAAGGCACCTGAAGGAAAGGGTAAGGCAGCTGCTGGGAATAAGAAGAAGTGATTGGCAGTTGTGATGTGTGAAGAATAG
The Brachypodium distachyon strain Bd21 chromosome 2, Brachypodium_distachyon_v3.0, whole genome shotgun sequence genome window above contains:
- the LOC100832325 gene encoding uncharacterized protein LOC100832325, encoding MPIKYAKNDKQRVRAHCADDCPWYLFAAPDSRTKSFVVKTLADRHTCTRVWELKQFTSNYLAAKYMENFRADDKMTLRNFARLVEKDYDMTPSRSKIARARRLAMREIYGDEIGQYNLIRDYAGEIRRSNPGSTMYVNVINGHFSITCISLDACKRGSMTSCRPFICLDECHIKTKFGGQLLTVVGIDPNDCIYPFAMAVVEVEDTSSWTWFLSTLKADLGIDNTSQWTVMSDRQKGLINAVTAVFAGSEQRFCVRHLYQKFSETWKGEIFKNKLWAIARSNNMADCTRNMEEMRAMDEEAYDYLAAIDPSSWCRAYFSEFPKCDLLLNNNCEVFNK